One segment of Atribacterota bacterium DNA contains the following:
- a CDS encoding ACT domain-containing protein, with translation MGHQVSVFAENKPGRLEKITRVLAQEEINIRAITISSANGFGVIKILVDKPQKAYDALRAQGIPTYLQEVIAVVIEDKPGSLHQIAQILTENGVNIEDAYGFVVKSGEKAVLVIQVENQPRAQSVLERNGFELLSDEAIYQS, from the coding sequence ATGGGACATCAGGTCTCGGTTTTTGCCGAAAATAAACCGGGTCGACTCGAGAAAATCACCCGAGTACTGGCCCAGGAAGAGATCAACATTCGGGCCATAACCATTTCCAGCGCCAATGGGTTTGGCGTCATCAAAATCCTGGTCGACAAACCTCAGAAAGCGTACGACGCATTGCGAGCTCAAGGAATTCCCACCTATCTTCAGGAAGTAATCGCTGTAGTAATAGAAGACAAACCCGGAAGCCTCCACCAAATCGCTCAGATTCTCACCGAAAACGGGGTCAATATCGAAGATGCGTATGGGTTTGTGGTCAAAAGCGGCGAAAAGGCGGTTCTCGTCATTCAGGTGGAAAATCAGCCCCGTGCCCAGAGCGTGCTGGAAAGAAATGGTTTCGAACTCTTAAGTGATGAAGCGATTTACCAGTCTTAA